A genomic window from Paenibacillus sp. FSL K6-0276 includes:
- a CDS encoding AAA domain-containing protein, which produces METSEDQRSTAKQKLIQVFSYLQAMNQLKQPVIKRISGHLWSQSFLDLPSNPNVICDFVDEINPSERIEDLISDVLLTVRRPDPTPCPKPPEVLKRWLKPDWEKIQTQPDRIESLESYREQEDLEEYEAYQERFDQDEERVQIWGKWIEDREVWKKNEWPVRKTIKLFENLYMLYSWIDREKDSVELMIGDGILHWELQPETIHHPVLLQKVQLFFNPDVPEFTLISTEDEPMFHSALFRDTLEVSSQSIKKCTEDLSELPCSPLGHVGTDNYLKKVSSHLSAKAIFMPYGSKEVALSQENKAVSIRREPVIFLRKRTIGFDHAIEEIIKDLNEREDFPQAIARITGIDIETAPQAENAFSYSNLNVNGENEEILFTKEANSEQLDIALKLGRFGSVLVQGPPGTGKTHTIANLLGHFLAEGKSVLVTSHTSRALSVLRDKVAGPLQNLCVSVLDDVSGQKQLENSIDIITSTLSSISLEQTEQDIAVLATKRRSILEQIEVINSSLRISRESDYRPIILWGSEYDPSRAAKMISAGQETLDLIPGRIVAGHALPLTPSELNSLYISSGEITAEDENEFKYLSIQTEKLITPEEFNELVQEHHKLLSADKNKHLPYWTTNMDIQPDKLCTVLMQLRQTLVIGNHEDWKLELIFTNENEKNDWIELLEEVEKWLVLYRTARSARYKYEFEHLTEGDLQTLLPVLNEIKRHLENGGKLNSFQLLLKRQWKKACELIVPPGKEIEELDIAYLDALLTVISYQNQRSKSIARWKRQVTDRGGYDLSEFGPQPEEYMENVQTEIRGLLDWRQSSFNPLLQILENEGLVWRALYNSKPLPIDKNAEWLHLQQLVEQELPEIINSYIHAERWNIVNCRIQEVVQTVSTLAEPHSLILSSLQESIVQLNQQKYGEAYRALQQLWGKSTLIRQRQEWLQQLEESAPDWSQAIRNRCGVHGDAQALSDVQTIWLLKQLNMELDQRAAISTQQLQEELAGIRKQFKSVTLQLVEKKAWLALARKTTLKQQNALHGWKLLMKKAGKRTGKAAPHLLAEARKLMPICQTAVPVWIMPTYRVVDSFNPSENHFDVVIVDEASQADIMALTALYLGKQIVVVGDDEQVSPEAIGQRLDETRRLMDTLLEDIPNSALYDGSTSIYDLAKTSFAGMTQLREHFRCVEPIIQFSNSLSYNGSILPLRDAGGVSTKPYTVEYRVESGVRNNKQNETEAQAVASLILSAIEQEEYKDATFGVITLLGEEQAILIDQYLQKHIPVTEYKRRKIRCGNSAQFQGDERDVIFLSMVDASEESVPLRLISDPGNRTKKRYNVAVSRARDQIWLVHSLDTSTQLKEGDLRKRLIEYIRNPYAADEALKQYEAILESEFERQVMQRVLQEGYRVRPQWKVGAYRIDMVIEGGGKRLAVECDGDRWHPAEKLKEDMDRQSILERLGWTFVRIRGGEFFRHPERALLPLFGKLEELNIPRELNQQEMGMHTGESESAMLKDAIVNRAARIRQEWQELEKEPIPAASIPSDFGVEQSIVVQSEEEDAEKFFFREISMEPNLVYYWTEEMRDAEEERQAAFEQELLVLETAAGLEVHYWSDSQMIGGLETSTESTFSLTNYLESHGLEFLDLRDQDGMIWVIEDLKMVRHLPTMEQRGVTFTYLKEGTYDTRWRAAWYSGYQEDSSIV; this is translated from the coding sequence ATGGAAACCAGTGAGGATCAGCGCAGTACTGCTAAACAGAAGCTTATTCAAGTGTTTTCCTACCTGCAAGCTATGAATCAACTAAAACAGCCGGTAATCAAAAGGATTTCCGGTCATTTATGGTCACAATCTTTTTTGGATTTACCGAGCAATCCCAATGTAATCTGTGATTTTGTGGACGAAATAAATCCTTCTGAACGTATAGAGGATCTGATTTCTGATGTCTTGCTGACCGTTAGGAGACCTGATCCGACTCCCTGCCCGAAACCACCTGAGGTACTGAAGCGCTGGCTGAAGCCGGATTGGGAGAAAATTCAGACGCAGCCGGATCGAATTGAAAGTCTTGAAAGCTATCGTGAGCAAGAGGATCTAGAGGAGTATGAAGCATATCAGGAACGTTTCGATCAGGATGAAGAAAGAGTACAGATCTGGGGAAAATGGATTGAGGATCGTGAAGTATGGAAGAAAAATGAATGGCCCGTACGTAAGACTATTAAGTTGTTCGAGAATTTGTACATGCTCTATTCATGGATAGATCGTGAAAAGGATTCCGTGGAGCTAATGATTGGCGATGGGATACTACACTGGGAGCTGCAGCCGGAAACCATTCATCATCCCGTACTGCTACAGAAGGTCCAACTGTTTTTTAATCCGGATGTTCCAGAGTTTACACTGATTTCTACTGAAGATGAGCCTATGTTTCATAGTGCTCTATTTAGAGATACGCTTGAAGTTAGTTCGCAATCCATAAAAAAATGCACCGAAGATTTGTCGGAGTTACCTTGTTCACCCTTAGGACATGTTGGTACTGATAATTATTTAAAAAAGGTATCCAGCCACTTGTCTGCTAAAGCCATATTTATGCCATATGGTAGTAAAGAAGTGGCTTTAAGTCAGGAGAATAAGGCAGTGTCCATTCGGAGAGAGCCAGTGATTTTTTTGCGTAAGCGTACTATTGGGTTCGATCATGCGATTGAAGAAATCATTAAGGATTTAAATGAAAGAGAAGATTTTCCACAGGCGATAGCCAGAATCACCGGAATTGATATAGAAACGGCACCACAGGCAGAAAATGCTTTTTCATATTCCAATTTGAATGTTAATGGAGAGAACGAGGAGATTCTATTTACCAAAGAGGCAAACTCGGAGCAGTTGGATATTGCCCTGAAGCTGGGCCGGTTTGGTTCGGTTTTGGTACAGGGGCCACCAGGTACAGGTAAGACACATACTATTGCCAACCTGCTTGGTCATTTTCTAGCAGAAGGTAAGAGTGTGCTTGTAACCAGCCACACCTCAAGAGCACTAAGCGTTCTGCGTGATAAAGTGGCCGGACCCCTTCAAAATTTATGCGTCAGCGTATTGGACGATGTCAGCGGTCAGAAGCAACTGGAGAACTCCATTGACATCATAACATCGACATTAAGTTCGATATCGTTGGAGCAGACTGAGCAGGATATAGCGGTTCTAGCTACTAAACGCAGATCAATTCTGGAACAGATCGAAGTGATTAACAGTAGCCTTCGAATCTCTAGAGAGAGCGACTATCGACCAATTATACTTTGGGGTTCTGAGTATGATCCTTCCAGAGCAGCGAAAATGATCTCAGCAGGACAGGAAACGCTGGACTTAATCCCAGGAAGGATTGTGGCAGGTCATGCTCTTCCGCTTACTCCTTCCGAATTGAATAGCCTATATATAAGCTCTGGTGAGATTACAGCAGAAGATGAGAATGAATTCAAATATTTATCTATTCAAACAGAAAAGCTTATTACTCCTGAAGAATTTAATGAACTAGTCCAAGAACATCATAAGTTGCTTAGCGCAGATAAGAATAAACATTTACCTTATTGGACAACAAACATGGATATACAACCGGATAAGCTGTGTACTGTCCTTATGCAATTGCGTCAAACGTTGGTCATAGGCAATCATGAGGATTGGAAGCTTGAACTGATTTTTACTAACGAGAATGAAAAGAACGACTGGATCGAATTGCTGGAAGAAGTAGAGAAGTGGTTAGTGCTATATCGTACAGCGAGATCTGCTAGATACAAGTATGAATTTGAACATTTGACCGAGGGTGATTTGCAGACTTTACTTCCTGTGCTGAATGAAATAAAGCGACACTTGGAAAATGGAGGGAAACTAAATTCATTTCAGCTGCTACTTAAGCGGCAATGGAAGAAGGCTTGTGAACTTATTGTACCTCCTGGCAAGGAGATCGAGGAGTTGGATATCGCTTATCTTGATGCCCTACTAACGGTCATTAGTTACCAAAATCAGCGTTCTAAATCGATTGCTCGTTGGAAACGACAGGTAACCGATAGAGGAGGTTACGATCTCTCCGAATTTGGGCCGCAGCCTGAAGAGTATATGGAGAACGTTCAGACGGAAATCCGTGGTTTGTTGGACTGGAGACAATCAAGCTTCAATCCTCTGTTACAGATTTTAGAGAATGAAGGGCTTGTGTGGCGTGCGTTGTATAATTCCAAGCCGCTTCCGATAGACAAGAATGCCGAATGGCTTCATCTGCAGCAATTAGTAGAGCAAGAACTTCCAGAAATCATAAATTCATATATCCACGCAGAGAGATGGAATATAGTCAACTGTCGTATTCAGGAAGTGGTACAGACCGTTAGTACTCTAGCAGAACCCCATTCACTTATATTAAGTAGTCTTCAGGAAAGCATTGTGCAGCTAAATCAGCAAAAGTATGGAGAAGCTTATCGTGCCTTACAGCAATTATGGGGGAAAAGTACTCTGATTCGTCAGCGACAAGAATGGCTGCAGCAGTTGGAAGAGAGTGCTCCCGATTGGTCACAGGCGATTAGGAATAGGTGTGGAGTTCACGGTGATGCTCAAGCTCTAAGTGATGTTCAGACTATTTGGCTGCTTAAACAATTAAATATGGAATTGGATCAACGAGCGGCGATTTCTACACAACAGTTGCAAGAAGAACTAGCGGGAATCCGTAAACAGTTTAAATCGGTCACTCTACAACTGGTCGAGAAAAAGGCTTGGCTCGCTCTCGCACGAAAGACTACGCTTAAGCAGCAGAACGCTCTCCATGGCTGGAAGCTCTTAATGAAAAAAGCAGGGAAGCGGACGGGGAAAGCGGCGCCGCATCTTCTTGCCGAGGCCCGTAAGCTTATGCCAATCTGTCAAACTGCTGTTCCTGTCTGGATTATGCCTACTTACAGAGTGGTAGACAGTTTCAATCCTTCTGAGAACCATTTTGATGTAGTTATAGTGGATGAAGCTAGCCAGGCGGATATTATGGCATTAACGGCGCTTTATTTGGGTAAACAAATTGTAGTTGTAGGTGATGATGAACAGGTAAGTCCAGAGGCAATCGGACAGCGATTGGATGAGACAAGAAGGTTGATGGATACTCTCCTGGAAGATATCCCTAATTCGGCCCTGTATGACGGGAGCACTTCAATTTATGATTTAGCCAAAACCTCCTTTGCGGGAATGACGCAGCTCAGAGAACATTTTCGCTGTGTAGAACCGATTATCCAGTTCAGTAACAGCTTGTCCTATAATGGTTCGATTCTACCACTTAGAGATGCAGGTGGGGTGTCCACTAAGCCTTATACTGTTGAGTACCGTGTTGAGAGCGGAGTAAGAAATAACAAACAGAACGAGACGGAAGCGCAGGCAGTTGCTTCTCTCATTCTTTCCGCCATTGAGCAAGAGGAGTATAAGGACGCTACCTTTGGGGTGATTACCCTGCTTGGGGAAGAACAGGCTATTCTAATTGATCAGTATCTACAGAAACATATACCAGTCACGGAATACAAACGTCGAAAGATACGCTGCGGAAATTCAGCGCAGTTTCAGGGAGACGAGCGAGATGTTATTTTTCTGTCCATGGTCGATGCATCAGAAGAATCTGTACCACTGCGTCTAATTTCAGATCCCGGGAATCGAACTAAAAAGCGCTATAACGTAGCCGTTAGTCGAGCTCGTGATCAAATATGGCTTGTTCATTCTCTTGATACCTCAACGCAACTTAAAGAGGGCGATCTTCGAAAACGATTAATTGAGTATATCCGAAATCCATATGCCGCCGATGAAGCCTTGAAGCAGTATGAAGCTATCCTTGAATCTGAGTTCGAGCGACAGGTTATGCAACGTGTGTTGCAGGAAGGATATAGAGTACGTCCCCAATGGAAGGTGGGGGCCTATCGAATTGATATGGTTATTGAAGGGGGCGGCAAGCGACTGGCCGTTGAATGTGATGGGGACAGATGGCATCCAGCGGAGAAGCTGAAGGAAGATATGGACAGGCAATCCATACTGGAGCGACTTGGGTGGACCTTTGTACGGATCAGAGGTGGGGAATTCTTCCGACATCCGGAGAGGGCACTGCTTCCGTTGTTCGGGAAGTTAGAGGAACTGAACATACCACGTGAGCTGAACCAGCAGGAGATGGGCATGCATACAGGAGAATCCGAGTCGGCTATGCTTAAAGATGCAATAGTAAATAGAGCGGCGCGAATTAGACAGGAATGGCAGGAGCTCGAAAAGGAGCCGATTCCAGCCGCTTCAATTCCATCGGACTTCGGAGTAGAACAATCAATTGTCGTTCAGTCCGAGGAAGAGGACGCTGAAAAATTCTTTTTCAGAGAAATTAGTATGGAACCGAATTTGGTCTACTATTGGACAGAAGAAATGCGGGATGCAGAAGAAGAAAGACAAGCGGCATTTGAACAAGAGCTTTTGGTACTGGAAACGGCTGCCGGGTTGGAAGTACATTACTGGAGCGATTCCCAAATGATTGGGGGACTGGAGACTTCTACGGAATCCACCTTCAGCTTGACGAACTATTTGGAGTCTCATGGCCTTGAATTCCTAGATTTAAGAGATCAAGATGGTATGATCTGGGTAATAGAAGACTTAAAGATGGTCAGGCATTTGCCAACAATGGAACAAAGAGGTGTAACGTTTACTTATTTGAAAGAAGGTACGTATGACACTCGTTGGAGGGCTGCTTGGTATAGCGGATATCAGGAGGATAGTTCGATTGTCTAG
- a CDS encoding DEAD/DEAH box helicase, whose translation MDNPIQHLKSTLNWAFIDQQLDSLDQYKPRLLVNNKETSDFVLTPLLEELDRCQSFIFSVAFITESGLATLKSHLADLKMRGISGKILTSNYLNFNQPKIYKELLKITNVNVRLTDLSGFHAKGYVFEHEDHSTIIMGSSNLTAAALKANYEWNVKLTSFKHGGLLGQFHNEFKKVWENAVPLTDKWIELYQILYDEVQKANRNHPLTLPLIPEAIPQTVFSTISPNKMQQSALMNLQALRSTGAQRGLVISATGTGKTYLSAFDTRNFAPGRMLFIAHREQILHKAMTDYQRILGGNDSDYGILSGTSRDTDAKYLFATIQTISKLSTLTNFDPKAFDYILIDEVHKAGAHSYLKVIEHFEPKFLLGMTATPERTDDFNIYELFDYNIAYEIRLQEALEEDMLCPFHYFGVTDFEYNDQMIDDTTMLSQLVTNERVTYLIEKIEYYGHSGETVKGLIFCSRKEETIELSRMLNARGYRTKALTGDDSQEVRMQCVTDLEAGNLDYILTVDIFNEGIDIPCINQVVMLRQTQSSIVFVQQLGRGLRKHSDKEFVTIIDFIGNYKNNYLIPVALSGDKSQNKDNIRRHMKDTSYIKGVSTINFEEIARQQIYRSISNSNLTALKILREEYFQLRNRLNRIPRLIDFIDNDSIDPLIFTEEHFSYYHFLQKIKETVPHLSEQEKMIIMMLSAEILNGKRKYEILLLKLLLAKDQVTYEEYINALQERGCSTDSETIDSVKRVLDLSFFTEAVKKKYGNTAIVEFAPDQSFRFHTMMAQSLQNNAYFREMITDIVQTAIHKNEQYVCSEPLTLYQKYSRKDTCKLLNWHSDESSTMYGYKTKHKTCPIFVTYHKHDGVEASTNYQEEFVSPQVLKWSTRSRRTLESDEVRTILEADQRNIDLHVFVKKDDADGTEFYYLGKAHPDQECAVQASMVDKNGTSISVVHMNLVLEHSVESKLYGYLTWG comes from the coding sequence ATGGACAATCCTATTCAGCATTTAAAAAGCACCTTGAACTGGGCGTTTATTGACCAACAGCTAGATTCTTTAGATCAATACAAGCCTAGGCTTCTAGTCAACAATAAAGAGACCAGCGATTTTGTTCTTACCCCTTTGCTCGAAGAACTGGATCGCTGTCAGTCCTTTATTTTTTCCGTTGCTTTTATTACAGAGAGTGGACTAGCCACCCTGAAGTCTCATTTAGCTGATCTAAAAATGCGCGGAATATCGGGCAAAATCCTTACCTCAAATTATCTGAACTTCAACCAACCTAAAATTTATAAAGAGCTTCTAAAAATCACAAATGTTAACGTACGGTTGACGGATCTAAGTGGATTTCATGCCAAAGGATACGTTTTTGAGCATGAAGATCATTCCACTATCATTATGGGAAGCTCCAACCTAACCGCCGCTGCATTAAAAGCCAACTATGAATGGAATGTGAAGCTAACCTCTTTTAAACATGGAGGGCTCTTAGGACAGTTTCATAATGAATTCAAAAAAGTATGGGAAAACGCAGTCCCACTAACGGATAAATGGATTGAATTGTATCAAATTCTCTATGACGAGGTTCAAAAGGCAAACCGTAACCATCCATTGACGCTACCCTTAATTCCTGAAGCGATCCCGCAAACTGTTTTTAGTACAATTTCACCTAATAAAATGCAGCAGAGTGCGCTGATGAATCTACAAGCTCTTCGCAGCACTGGAGCGCAGCGAGGATTGGTCATTTCGGCAACAGGAACAGGAAAAACCTATCTCTCTGCTTTTGACACGAGGAACTTCGCACCAGGTCGAATGCTATTTATTGCACACCGAGAACAAATTTTGCACAAGGCAATGACTGATTATCAGCGAATTCTAGGGGGCAACGATAGTGACTACGGTATTTTATCCGGTACTAGTAGAGATACAGATGCCAAATACCTTTTTGCCACTATTCAGACGATTTCTAAACTCTCGACATTAACAAATTTTGATCCAAAGGCATTTGACTACATACTGATTGACGAAGTCCACAAAGCTGGAGCTCATTCTTATCTTAAAGTTATTGAGCATTTTGAACCTAAATTTCTACTCGGCATGACCGCTACACCCGAACGAACGGATGACTTCAATATCTATGAGCTTTTCGACTATAACATTGCCTACGAGATCCGTCTGCAGGAAGCTTTGGAAGAAGATATGTTGTGTCCATTTCACTATTTTGGCGTCACTGACTTTGAATATAACGACCAAATGATTGACGATACAACGATGCTCTCTCAATTGGTCACGAACGAAAGGGTTACATACTTAATCGAGAAAATCGAATATTACGGACACTCCGGCGAAACGGTAAAAGGGCTAATTTTCTGTAGTCGCAAAGAGGAGACCATCGAGCTATCCCGCATGTTAAATGCAAGGGGTTATCGCACAAAAGCATTAACAGGAGATGACTCTCAGGAAGTCCGTATGCAGTGTGTAACAGATCTTGAAGCGGGGAACCTCGACTATATTCTGACGGTCGATATTTTTAACGAAGGGATCGATATTCCTTGTATTAACCAAGTCGTAATGCTTCGACAAACCCAGTCTAGTATTGTATTTGTTCAGCAGTTAGGACGCGGTCTGCGTAAACACTCGGATAAAGAGTTCGTCACCATCATCGACTTTATTGGTAACTATAAGAACAACTATTTGATTCCGGTAGCCCTCTCCGGCGACAAGTCTCAGAACAAGGATAATATCCGTCGTCATATGAAGGACACTAGTTATATTAAAGGCGTCTCAACAATTAATTTCGAAGAGATTGCAAGGCAACAAATTTACCGATCGATTAGCAACAGCAATTTAACAGCGCTCAAAATCCTTAGAGAAGAATATTTCCAACTCAGAAATAGACTGAATCGAATCCCCCGATTAATCGATTTTATTGATAACGATTCGATCGATCCACTGATCTTTACTGAGGAGCACTTTAGCTATTATCACTTTTTGCAGAAAATCAAAGAAACCGTGCCACATCTATCCGAGCAAGAGAAAATGATTATAATGATGTTGTCCGCCGAGATTCTTAATGGAAAACGCAAATATGAAATCCTACTATTAAAGCTACTTTTAGCAAAAGATCAAGTTACCTATGAAGAATACATAAATGCCCTGCAAGAAAGGGGTTGCTCAACAGATTCCGAAACGATCGATTCGGTGAAACGTGTTTTAGACTTGTCTTTTTTCACTGAAGCAGTGAAGAAGAAATATGGAAACACCGCTATCGTGGAGTTCGCTCCGGATCAGTCCTTTAGATTCCACACGATGATGGCCCAGTCCTTACAGAACAACGCTTATTTCAGAGAAATGATCACAGATATTGTTCAAACCGCAATTCATAAAAATGAGCAGTATGTATGCAGCGAGCCACTAACTCTATATCAAAAATACTCCCGCAAAGATACCTGTAAATTATTGAATTGGCATAGCGACGAAAGCTCTACCATGTACGGATACAAGACGAAGCACAAGACCTGCCCGATCTTTGTAACGTATCACAAGCATGACGGGGTCGAAGCAAGTACGAACTATCAGGAGGAATTTGTGAGTCCACAGGTTCTGAAGTGGTCCACAAGAAGTAGACGAACCCTTGAATCCGATGAGGTTAGAACCATACTTGAGGCAGACCAACGAAACATCGACCTGCATGTATTTGTGAAAAAAGACGATGCCGACGGAACAGAGTTTTATTATCTGGGTAAAGCACATCCCGATCAAGAATGTGCTGTTCAGGCATCTATGGTCGATAAGAATGGTACTTCCATATCCGTTGTGCATATGAATTTGGTGTTGGAGCATTCGGTGGAGAGTAAGTTGTATGGGTATTTGACTTGGGGTTAG
- a CDS encoding (deoxy)nucleoside triphosphate pyrophosphohydrolase, translating to MKKHIYVVGAVIIENNKILCAQRGATKTLAYKWEFPGGKIEEGETPQAALKREINEEMNCSIEIGEEIETTVHEYDFGFVHLTTFYCHLLSGKPTLTEHVAIQWLSAHELMSLDWAPADIPAVHKIQKKLTI from the coding sequence ATGAAAAAGCATATCTACGTAGTTGGAGCTGTCATCATCGAGAATAATAAGATCCTCTGTGCACAGCGCGGAGCTACTAAAACACTAGCTTACAAGTGGGAATTCCCTGGTGGCAAAATCGAAGAAGGCGAAACTCCTCAGGCTGCGCTGAAGCGCGAAATTAACGAAGAAATGAACTGTTCAATTGAGATTGGCGAAGAAATTGAAACTACTGTGCATGAATATGATTTTGGCTTTGTGCATCTGACTACTTTCTATTGCCACTTACTAAGTGGGAAGCCTACCTTAACTGAACATGTTGCTATCCAGTGGTTATCTGCTCATGAACTGATGTCACTAGATTGGGCGCCTGCTGATATTCCTGCTGTACACAAAATTCAGAAGAAGCTGACAATATAA
- a CDS encoding glycosyl hydrolase: MSQQKFTMYLIHHSHTDIGYTDYQEKIELHHIYYIKEVIDILNAIHAGETKWEGFKWNCESFWCVEKFLETADQSYIDDFIKYVKSGEIGLSGNYLNMTELVDYTVLNNTIARSVTSMERYSIQMTSAMTADINGYGWGYADALYENGIRNLMSCIHTHHGYHPLFKKQMPFYWQSPKGNKLLVWNGEHYLIGNELVCNEYDYEYTIHDGLMHEHLSSFDMAEKRIEAYVRVLREQQHPYDFVPVSISGIMRDNSPASTRIIEFIHEYNAIHGQEIELQMVTLDEFFDILNQAEVEIPTYSGDWTDWWADGVGSTPNIVQHYREASRKLYAARQLDPDGKIIGKEVFDSTEYNLLFYAEHTWGYSSSIDEPWHPNVNKLDLRKSLFALKANESASRAINKITYFHGETPTSVHKELTFGAINPHDFPVIDVLNVSLESLFGHKHFEILEKDTGLVVPHQIGHYARGYEINILVKLDAKQKKSYVIRDIAAPPLISAGNCAKIAVEGVNDLATTYAETLQTGSVVTPYKLENKFFRIQYEEGQGITSIYDKINDKELIKPTSKFSAFTPIYEVTPVKTTQYEERRLMGRNRKAVHTQRDIGKLLSATVLEDGPLYSRVELGYQLKGTNASSLILTAYKEIPRIDVDFRFHKTSVWEPENLYLALPFTTGYDNEEFWVEKTGTIFRPRIDQLPGTCTDFYALQDGMCYQSSNSSLIITTPDTPLIMMGDIKSHEIKLCGEEGVNNIDDVYAWVMNNFWETNFKVDLGGFHQYRYSLLLNDSNNVDEAFQAAKATNCPVLGYYSFI, from the coding sequence ATGTCACAACAAAAATTCACCATGTATTTGATTCATCACAGTCACACAGATATAGGCTATACCGATTATCAAGAAAAAATAGAACTGCATCATATTTATTATATTAAAGAAGTCATTGATATTCTAAATGCCATTCATGCGGGGGAAACCAAGTGGGAAGGCTTCAAATGGAATTGTGAAAGCTTCTGGTGCGTAGAGAAATTCCTCGAAACCGCTGATCAATCCTATATCGATGATTTTATTAAATATGTCAAATCGGGTGAGATCGGACTATCCGGCAACTATCTCAACATGACAGAATTAGTTGATTATACCGTTCTAAACAATACAATCGCTCGCAGTGTAACAAGTATGGAGCGTTACTCGATTCAAATGACTTCTGCCATGACCGCTGATATTAACGGCTATGGCTGGGGATATGCTGATGCGCTATATGAGAATGGGATCCGAAACTTGATGTCCTGCATTCATACCCATCATGGCTACCACCCTTTATTCAAGAAGCAAATGCCTTTCTACTGGCAGTCGCCAAAGGGGAATAAGTTGCTTGTATGGAATGGAGAGCATTACCTGATCGGCAATGAGCTGGTTTGTAACGAATATGATTATGAGTATACGATTCATGATGGTCTAATGCATGAACACTTGAGTAGTTTCGATATGGCCGAAAAAAGAATCGAGGCCTATGTAAGAGTGCTAAGAGAGCAGCAGCATCCTTATGATTTCGTACCAGTCAGTATCTCAGGAATAATGAGAGATAACTCTCCTGCAAGTACCAGAATCATCGAATTCATTCATGAATACAATGCGATACACGGTCAGGAAATTGAGCTTCAGATGGTAACACTGGATGAATTCTTTGATATTCTAAACCAAGCTGAAGTTGAAATCCCAACCTATTCTGGCGATTGGACCGATTGGTGGGCTGATGGCGTAGGCTCTACACCAAATATCGTCCAGCATTATCGCGAAGCAAGCAGAAAGCTGTACGCTGCACGTCAGCTGGATCCGGATGGGAAAATTATAGGCAAAGAAGTATTCGACAGTACCGAGTACAATTTATTGTTTTATGCTGAGCACACTTGGGGTTATTCATCATCCATCGATGAGCCATGGCATCCGAATGTAAATAAACTCGATTTAAGGAAAAGCTTATTTGCGCTCAAAGCCAACGAATCTGCTTCAAGAGCTATCAATAAAATAACTTATTTCCATGGTGAAACTCCTACCTCAGTCCATAAGGAACTAACTTTTGGAGCTATTAATCCACATGACTTCCCTGTAATAGATGTCCTGAATGTTAGTTTGGAATCTTTATTTGGACACAAGCATTTTGAGATACTGGAGAAGGATACTGGTCTAGTTGTACCTCATCAAATCGGACATTATGCTCGTGGATACGAAATCAATATCCTAGTGAAGTTAGATGCTAAGCAAAAGAAAAGCTACGTGATCAGAGACATTGCCGCACCTCCTTTAATTTCAGCTGGTAATTGTGCCAAGATAGCAGTCGAGGGTGTAAACGATTTGGCAACAACATATGCCGAAACACTTCAGACGGGCTCAGTTGTAACTCCTTATAAACTGGAAAACAAGTTCTTCCGTATTCAATATGAAGAAGGACAAGGCATCACTTCGATCTATGACAAAATCAATGATAAGGAGCTAATCAAACCAACCAGCAAGTTTAGCGCCTTTACTCCAATTTATGAAGTAACGCCTGTGAAAACAACCCAGTACGAGGAAAGGCGCCTGATGGGACGCAACCGCAAGGCCGTGCATACGCAAAGAGATATCGGAAAACTCCTATCTGCCACTGTGTTAGAAGACGGACCACTTTATTCTCGTGTTGAGCTCGGTTACCAGCTGAAAGGCACCAATGCCAGCTCTCTTATCCTAACTGCATACAAAGAGATTCCTCGAATTGATGTCGATTTCCGCTTCCATAAAACAAGTGTGTGGGAACCGGAAAACTTGTATTTGGCATTGCCATTCACAACAGGCTATGACAATGAAGAATTTTGGGTTGAAAAAACGGGCACGATTTTCCGTCCAAGAATAGACCAATTACCTGGAACATGTACGGATTTCTATGCCTTGCAAGATGGCATGTGCTATCAGTCGTCGAACAGCTCTCTAATCATCACGACACCTGATACACCACTGATCATGATGGGAGATATCAAATCACATGAGATCAAATTATGTGGTGAAGAAGGTGTCAACAATATTGATGATGTATATGCATGGGTAATGAACAATTTCTGGGAAACCAATTTCAAAGTAGATTTAGGCGGATTCCATCAATATCGTTATTCCCTTCTGCTAAATGATTCGAATAACGTAGATGAAGCTTTTCAAGCCGCAAAAGCTACTAACTGTCCTGTTCTAGGATACTATTCTTTCATTTAA